The following proteins come from a genomic window of Suricata suricatta isolate VVHF042 chromosome 5, meerkat_22Aug2017_6uvM2_HiC, whole genome shotgun sequence:
- the SEC22C gene encoding vesicle-trafficking protein SEC22c isoform X2: protein MSMILFACVVRVRDGLPLSASTDFYHTQDFLECRRRLKTLALRLTQYPGRGSAEGRDFSIHFSSLGDVACMAICSRQCPSAMAFCFLETVWWEFTASYDTTCIGLASRPYAFLEFDSIIQKVKWHFNYVSSAQMESSLEKIQEELEFEPPVVLTVEDTDVANGIMNGHTQIHLEPAPNFRMEPVTALGVLSLILNIMCAALNLIRGIHLAEHSLQVAHEEIGTVLAFLIPFVACIFQQVNLQALWEIILKRW, encoded by the exons ATGTCTATGATCCTTTTTGCCTGTGTGGTGAGGGTGAGGGATGGACTGCCCCTCTCGGCCTCCACTGACTTTTACCACACCCAGGATTTTCTGGAATGCAGGAGACGGCTCAAGACTTTAGCCTTGCGACTGACCCAGTACCCAGGTCGAGGTTCTGCAGAAGGACGTGACTTCAGTATACA TTTCTCCTCCTTGGGGGATGTGGCTTGCATGGCTATCTGCTCCCGCCAGTGTCCATCGGCCATGGCCTTCTGCTTCCTGGAGACCGTGTGGTGGGAATTCACAGCTTCCTATGACACCACCTGTATTGGCCTAGCCTCCAGGCCATATGCCTTTCTTGAATTTG ATAGCATCATTCAGAAAGTGAAGTGGCATTTTAACTATGTAAGTTCCGCTCAGATGGAGAGCAGCTTAGAAAAAATTCAGGAGGAGCTCGAGTTCGAGCCTCCAGTGGTTCTCACTGTGGAGGACACAGATGTGGCCAACGGGATAATGAATGGTCATACACAGATACACTTGGAGCCTG CTCCCAACTTCCGAATGGAGCCAGTGACAGCCCTGGGTGTCCTCTCGCTCATTCTCAACATCATGTGTGCTGCTCTGAACCTTATCCGTGGGATTCACCTCGCAGAACATTCTCTACAG GTTGCCCATGAGGAAATTGGAACTGTTTTGgcttttcttattccttttgtAGCCTGTATTTTCCAG